The window GTGAGGCCGAGTTTGAAGAACCTAGGACCTATTAAGTAAGTAAGTTAGTTAGTTAAGAGATTGAAACTGACGCGAGCAAATGTGAGAAGAAGGAATCAGAGAAGCACCGGGTGACAGTATAGTTAGACCTACCGCGAGAAAGCCATTTGGCCGGGCCACAAGGGCTAATCACGAGAGGCTCTTGAATATAAATATGGAGAGTCaaggagagagaaagaagaaggggATGTGGGAGATAGAGCTTGAGGTTTCGAAGGGGATTTGGACCAAGCTGGCGTCACTTGATGTGCTGGAAAGTCCATAGGTTTTAAATTGGTATTCTTTTTGTTAGTACAGTTTTATCTTTCATCTTGGACGCTATTCTTGGTTTTGGCTCTCTATTAATTATATTTGTTAGCAGCAGCACACAATTTGTGAACCCTGTATAGTTGACttcattatatttatttattcgaAAGGGAGAGATCTTCAGTGTTGCTAGCTGGTTTGTAAGGTCGAATCGCCTTTGGTTCAAACTGCAGGATAATCTGCTAATTAAGCCGAAGTATAATACTTATCAATTTTAAATTTACAACTCATAACCTATTTTATGACCCTTGAGTAGATGTCCCAAGTAGTGAACTTCAGTATCTGAACAAGTCTACAAACAGGAAAATCTTCTCCACTCCTAGAAAATGTGATTCAATCTATTCATTGGGGTTAAAATAagcaaaataatttaataaaaatacaatagTTTAATTAGTTTATACATAAACATCATGTTTGAACATTCCATGCAATTACCGGTGGAAGTCTTTAACAAAACAGGTGTAGATTCGATTCTCAAATGTACTCCTTTCCTTGTtgccttcttttcctttctttgtaacagaaaaaaggtcaaaaatatcATTCCATATGATGTTCCTTGATGTTTGCAGCAGAAAACTTATAGCCACCAATTCAAAGGGCTCACGACAGTTGCGTATAGTTAAAAGTAGTAGGACTCTGCCCTATATATATGTTCGCCCAAACTATTTTGCGCCCATAGGTGAGCTCGAGGTTGGAGTACTCTTGCTTGAGATATAGGTGAAGGGGTGTTTTCTCTCTTATAATGTCATCTTAGTGTCGCTATAATTAGTTTTCACTCATAATAAATGATTATCAACAAACCACAAGGTTCGGATGTAAAAGAAAACTAAATACCGTCCTTATTTTTAAGCGCTATGAAAACTTTTTGATGATCTGTTTATTTAAAAGTTTTGTAATGAAAGCTAAGATGTAATTTTCGACTAGAAATGTGTCATATCCCCCATGGATAGAGGGAATTAGTTGGGTATGTTCCCCTTTGAAGAGGAGCAATGTTTGGCTGATGGAAATGGTTCAATGCATAGGGATTATATACTTGTATTTCCCATCCATTTGTCTGCAGGTCTTTCCATTCCTCTGCAGATTGGTAGGCATTGTTTTGTATGTAGAAACTGCCTTTTGAGCCTGTGCATTGAAAAGAAACAGAAGCATCCAAAAGAGTCTCCCAATCATTGTCATCTTCGAATTGTATCAAAGGCTGCATTTCACTCTCTCCCTTTCTAGTAAGAGATTGGCTATCAAATCTTGATTGTGTTTCCGATTTCTGATTATTACTTCCATCTTCAGTTGATGGTGACTGCAGAGTTGATGTTACAGGGGATACCGACGACGTTGAAGAGGATGACAGATCATTTGTCAATTGCCACATCCCACTGAGGAAGTTTTCAAGGGCTCTGATATGTATATGTGGGATTTTGTCAATGAAGGGATATTCATAGATGCCACAAAGCCCCAAAGACTTGCACCAGTCATAGAATTCACTAAGTTCATTTGCCTGGATTGCTGCCTTCTTGTAAATCTCAAATGCTGCATCACAACTTCTGTATGGCAACTGTATGAGATAATCTAATACCTCCACAATCTCTTTCCTGAAAGTAGTGTAACACGTGAAGCTGTCGCGGATTATATGTTTCATGGCCGATTGAACTAAAATGCTTCGTGCTGCTGGCCCTGTTGGCCGGCAATCCATGACTTTGTCTATTAGGCTTTGTAACTGAGGTAAAAATTCTAGCTTTAGCGTTACTTGATCCATTTTGTCAATGAAGTTTTCACTACTTTTGTGATCTTTCTCGATTCCTTTTTCCTGAGTGGCAAAACAATCCAGGGATTCATCGAGCAAATGGGCGTATGACCGAATGAAATTGGTGTAATCTTGAGAAGCAGAGGAAGAGCAATCCTTGAAGTTACAAGGGTAAAGTGACACCAAACCATTTGATCTTGCCAACAAGAGTTCTTCTCTAAAAGGGCTAATGTCAGGCAAGGATCTTAGCAGCCTCTGGAGGAGTAGGAGACATTTCAATGCTACTCTCCAGCACTGTGTCTTGCCAAAACGTCGACTGAAAGACACCGCGAATGAACCAAAAGAAGAGGGACAAATGGAGAATATTTGAAGGATTTCAAGAACATACCTATCGGGCAACGGTATATCATTAGGGCAGGTTGCTTTCACCACAATGTGATCAATGTCACAAAGGCCTCCAATGGTTGCAATCTTCGCATAGCTAACACATGTGTGCTCCCTAAGGAAGGTGAAAACTTGCTTAATTCGTCTGTGCATTTTCTTCAAATCCTTTTCCTCAGATGGATTTGAAGAGAAATAGGACAAAGATTAACAAGTCATGAAGAAGAGGGGAACTGTAGAAGGAGTAGTTAAGTTTGAGGTTGTGAAACCTAAGGAATGACGAAATGAGTTGCGGTATATTCTTTAGGTTTTTGTTCAAATATATGAAGCACATGACGTTTGGAACTTTGAGAGAAACGTCGTTTACAAGATAGTTCAAGGGTAGATTGACATTCTCCATGCACTTGCAACTAATTCCTTTCTGTTTTTCTTATAGTACCGTATGACAACCCATCATTATATTATATTAGGTTAATTCACATTGTACCAAGTGTATCTGAACATTACTATGAACTTACTACTATAGTTTTTGTCAAAAatcataaagaaaataaaaaataaaagagtaaagtactatttttgtccTTTGATATAGGAATTTGCCTATAGTAGGAGGAAGACTAATGTATAAGTTGGACGGCGATCCATCCTTTTGTGAGATTTAAAAATATCTTTGTCATATCTTTATTAGTATGTCATCTTTTCTCGAATTTAATTTGTACATGTATTGGTCTAGTGTTCTATCTATATTCTTTACGCTTTCTTATTatctaatactccctccgttccaatttatgtgaacctatttgaccgGACACGgtgtttaagaaaaaatgaagacttttggaatttgtggtcctaaacaagtcaaaaagggcccagagtatttgtgtgattataaaaatttctcaataagggtagaattgtaagtttaagctaaattgttaccaaatttagaaattggtcattctttttggaacggaccaaaaaggaaataggttcacgtaAACTGAAAAAAGGGAGTAGTATTCACTAAAACAAACGTAGGATACCATTTCATTGATAAACTTCTTCAATATATAACTTCTACAAGTTTCAGAATTCAATTTGTTTACCtacataatttttaattttgatgcGATGTTTCCTCTATTAGACTTTCAACAGCTACTCTAAATATTTTCTCCAATACTAAAAAGTCGACTACATATGTCAATTAACATTTTAAACTGATCAAATGTTCAAACACTGTCTAGTAAAGTGAAATATATTGAGGAAATACAGGTGATAATTCAAAAGAGGAGAAAGAAGTTGGAGCGTGATCATATTAAAATACTTAAATCAACTATACCTAATCTGCGCGCACCGTTCATTTGAGTAGCGGAAAATATACGAACTCAAACTTAGGGGCGGATGTATAGCTTCGGTTACGGGTTCGGTCGAATTTATTAGCGTTGAACTAAACTCGTCTAatgaaattcattaaatattatATCTTAGTAACACAAAATAGTTATTGTCCTTGAGCCATAAACTTTAAAGCACAGATTCACCTCTGCTCAAACTGGTGCAAGTAGATTTCTATAATAGGAACTTATTTACCCATTTTCTCTAGGTTTTAAAGTTTTCAAAAAGTACCTAGGTTGCTTTTACAAATGGTATACATTTtcctctaaaatgctctcacctcatTATTAATGCCTTCAATTAAGAGATTTAATtatatcctttctttttttttttctcctatCCTCTCTCCCTCTTTTTTTACGCAGATCTAGAAGCAAATTCTTATTCTTCAAATATCGTTTCACCAAATACTTCTTCCAATTTCTCAAAAACCCAATACAAGATTTCGCTACTGATACAAGAAGCCACAAGAAAAACACAATTGGACGAACATAGTTTGGAAGCAAAAATGAAGCCGTGCTCGCCATTAAAATGGAACCAAAGAAATCCACTCCAAAGAAATGCTTATTTTTGTACGGTGACATTTTCTCAAAAAGGAATCTTATACAAttcatatacaattatcatacaatttaaatataattcggatacaattatgatacaattGTGATATAATTctgaacttcttcttcttcaagtttcaatataaaaTTTTATCTAAAACCAACACAAAATCATCAATAattatatcttttattttcaGATTGAAAATCGAAAGGGAAAAACACATcacatacaaaaaaaatatacaaaccaataaaaacctgatttaattctgatacaacaacaacaacaactcaatataatcccactagtggggtctggggaggatagtgtgtacgcaaactttacccctaccctgggtagagaggttgttttcgatagaccctcgacttcctccctccaagaacttcccatcttgctcttggggtggctcaaactcacaacctcttggttggaagtggagggtgttcaccactagagcaacccactcttgtctgaTATAATTCTGATACAAATATTGTATTAAACTTGTATAAATATTGCATAAGGTATTATTTCAtgtattgatgcatcatatacaATTCAGATACAATTAGAATTCAACTCTGATATAATTCTAAAAGAATTATGATACATTCTTGATACAATTATCATATAATTATCATACTATTATGATACAATTCtgaaattttttcttcttcttctttgagttttaatatgaaattttaccTAACACTACAACAAAAAACGTTTTTACTGGCAATTATTTAGTGTCAATAAACTAATTGCCGCTAATTCATTTTATAAAGCTCAATGTTAGTggcaattaaacatttattgggAATAAACACGTCTTTACCGGCAACTAAAATTAATAGACTTTTACTACTCCTATTATTTTATATCTTCCCTTCTTTTTCCCCTAAAAAGATGTTCCCTCCAAAGAATACTTTATTTCTATTTACAAACAATTTACTATGTTCTTCATTTCTGCCAAAGATGTGATTAGGGAAATTTTTCGGCCGACATAGACTTTTTGCCCTAGCAACGGCATAAATTTGTACGACATAGACCCTTTCTCCGTTGAGCACCCTGTCTATTTCACTGTTGAAAATGACCCGTAAGTTTCCTTTATTTGTtgtcctctctctctttctcgAAGCAATTGGTGGTGTAGTATTTTGCAACATGAACATTTCTTCATCTTGTATATGATATGAATTTGACTACTTATGCATTTCCATTGGTTTCATCATGTAATTTCTTTTCCAGATGTAAGGTTATTTCGGACATTGGATGAAAAATCTCAATTATAATGTTTTTAGGACCAAAAATTCTGTAACTTCTTTAAGGTCGTGTAGTTTATGACATTTATAATATTACTACTTCTGATTTCCTATCTTTTGATTTTAGGTTTGGAAAAGTTTCAATGTCTTTAGCTTAAATTTGTTATTTCTCTGGCTAGAATTCACCTGCATAATTTTAGGAGTAGTTATTTCTCTTACATGGTTTTATAGCAATGCTCGATCAATAGATCAATTTATAACAttttttcttatcatattatggGTATGTCAAATTGTATGGTAAATAGGAGAACTCCTTAAACTAATCATTAGGTATTCCAGATTTTGGATGAAGTTAGAGTGATATAACTTCACATTCATCTTTTTCTGCATCTCTTGCTGGTCACATCAGAGTTACATGACTCTTCATCTATGAGATCATTAGTTAAATCGGTAATGTATTTGAAGGCTGTCTATGATATACTACTTGTTGCACATTGGAGAAAACTCCATTATCATTTATAATTGCTGAAATTCAAATTTATTTGTTGCATCTATTTCGAAATACTGGGTATTCTATCTTCTTCTTGTTGGAATTGCTTTTTGATGCTGTGAGTTTTTAAACTTTTACCGATGTATATAAATTTGATTTCATAACCCTTATGTCGCACCCTTGGATGTTATATTTTATCATTTCTAACAAAATAAAAGGCATGTCAttcaaaatctttgtgatttttgtttatcAGTGGCAAAAGTCGTTGTTTTTTGAGTTAAGTCGATTCTAGTTTTTCATCAATCTGCTGATTTACAATGCGCATAACTGCGTACATTAGCAATGTGCAGAACTTTCCAAGAAAGACAGAGAAAATTGACTAGGgttattgtcacgatccaaaatctcacttgtcgtgatgacgcctatctcaatactaggtaagtcgaaaatctcaataatccaccatatcttttaaatttgaaaataattaattaaattcggTGGAAGAAAtatcacaatttcaaatataacactcccaaaatctggtgtcactgagtgcatgaacatctaatatgagtacaacgtttgactgataaaaatcactgtctaaaaatatagaacaatacaataactgagaaaaagagagacaaggtcagcggacgccaagcagctagcttgatagtctccaactgatagtactctgaaatctaacaatctttgtgtccgaaagcacctggatctgcacacgaggtgcagaatgtagtatgagtacaactaactcaataagtaacaagactaacctctgggctgaaagaaatgatgagctccgcaggtacagtttagtaaaaataatggtacagaaatgtaggcatgctttcaagttcaacagttaaactcaatacaagtgaaatagatcaatactgcatgatatgaggcatatgacatctcagtaaaaagacctcatgtaaatactggtcacaaattatccggtcacttatttatggccaatccaacccagggatgttccaacccgtatatatatgcACATCGACTAAcaatcagtcacccagtaccgtataaggccaatccagccctgagataatttatccctaaatataaatgatactgaCAAGATTCATGTCCACataactcattacaatacaaataagtaaggcaagtccatgcccctgggaaaatccatccctatatatatatatatatatataaggcaaatccatgccctgggaagtccatcccgaatatcgatgatcatctacgctcactgggggtgtgtacagactctggaggggctccttcagcccaagcgtaatacaaagccaatatggcctactgcaggcgggcagtcccgatccgtataataacaaagctTATAatgcctgctgcaggcgggcagccccgatccataaaatagtaaagccaataaggcctgctgcaggcgggaaaCCCCGATCCagaaaatagtaaagccaataaggcctgctgcaggcgggcagccccgatccaaaacaataataatgtataaagccattgtggcctactgcaggcgggcatccccgatctatttaataataatatatataaagccaaatggCCTATTGCgttgcgcagctcaatcccataaatatcctcacaatggacaattattaccgagtgtgaaatatatatattttttgaacaattaattcaacaacaaaatattggcacgtaacctaaacatgatctttaataagagcctcagctcaatttctctaacacgtggagaatgttcagataataacatgattcattaatcttacaactgcacaggatttattcaagacacaatttatatggtgcacgtccacatgctTGTCACATATCGTGTATGTCagctccaaacaatttatatcataccaaattcggggattcataccccagaaccaagtttagaagtgttacttacctcaaccggtgtaattctttatttcgctatgcccttgccGCGAGAATTGGtttccgaaagcctcgtatctaggtacaattaattcgattcaatcaataccaattattataattaatcctataaggaaatactaattttttcaataaaatccgaaattaactcaaaaatcggcCGTGGGTTCtacgtctcggaacctgacaaaagttacaaaatatgaacgctcatccaatcacgagtccaaccatataaattttaccaaattccgatatcaactcgaccctcaaatcttcaattaaagtctttgaagatttctaccattttcaacccaatctatacccatttgaactcaacaatctttccataaaccttattgatatgtataaatgatactattacacccaagaatcatactcttaatcacccatctttacccaaactcgaaattgaagattaggggttagaaccttacctcttgggtgaagatcttgtgatatttccttgttggatttcaaagcttgaacaagatcttgatgaacaaagcacttgagcttcttcctctctctagaacactctcccttctctctaaaaaatgtcagatttttgctccaaaatgagtcccaaagcctatttatcaaaatgagtttgggttatgaaaatagaaaaattaatccTCCGAAAggaggtctgcgatcgcataatagaccgcagaatgggtatgcgggtcgcaaaatacaccgcaaaatcgatgcctagaaatgggcttcactgggcaggtttgcgaccattttgcgtcgcataactacttctgcgatcgcataatggttctgcgatcgcagaatcgcatttttcagactttggtaatttagtcataacttattgtaggaatatccaaatgacaaacggtttgaagagttagaaactagactcaatgatctttcatttgataggcaGATCATCACGTAACTTCATATACATAACTCCACTATATAACACTTCGTATCATGATAGTTATGCACATTTGAAGttgggtcttgtgcgaactcacttgaaactttagtcttatgaaatttccaacttctacattcgatgccgaaacctatcgaatcaagtccgattgatttcaaattttgcacacaagtcataaatgacataatgaagctattacaattttcagaatcggattctgacctcgatatcaaaaagtcaacccctcggtcaaacttcttaaaaattcaactttcggtatttcaagcctaattttactacggacctccaaataatttttcggacacgcttctaagtccaaaatcaccatacggagctattgaaatcataaaaattcaaatgcgaagtcgtttacacataagtcaatatccgatcaactatttcaacttaagcttccaacatgaaagttCATTCTttcaagctaactccgaaatatcttaaaaccaaaatcgataatttacacaagtcataatacctcgtaggaagttattcaatacttcaaatagttgaaaggagcgtaaatgctcaaaacgatcggtcgagtcgttacagttTTGTTATGGTGTTGTATGAAAATCTTGAATAGCCTCTTCAACGGTTCATTTCTCATTCTTCTATTTCCTGAATCTTCTCGTCCATTGGTTTACGCAGACAATTCAGAAATGGAGTTGCTCATATTGAATAGCTGCTTCATATGGACTTCAATATAGAAGAGCTTAAGTGTTCATCAACTAGATTATGTATTGAATAGCTTGTATCTGTAAGAggccgtttggacataagaattttttcacttttttttggaaaattttttattttttttcgaaatcatcttttccaattttcacttgaaaatgaattttggaatttttcgaaaatttgaaaaactataaaaagttatttttcaaaattttaactcagatcactcacaaaacttcaaaaacaacccaaaattatattcatgccCAAACACAAATCAAATTTCAAATATTTTCactagaaaaaaaaattcactttttttttgaaattttataatttttatgtacAAATGCCCACTAAGTTTCTTTTTGTTTCAAATGAGTTTTTCGACTGTCGTGTTAGCGTCGTACGTATACTCTAAAAAATAACTTTTCAGTATTGACACGAAAGAATGGCTTCTCGGCATTATCGGTTGGGAATTACTACTACTATTAGTCTTGTATGATCAATTAATACATTATTGTTATaacaaaaatcaaattatggtggatgtctactcttcttccataatcttctcaaatgcttaatgatatattcaatgacatatttctatgcttaatgacatgttcaatgacatatttttcttcacttttcatgcctctataaaggccttgtaatagataagaaaatacacacaattgaaaaagaaaatctcttccttctctctatctccatttcttgttcatgttttactaaattgcttttatttcataacaacatgtcttgttcatgttttactaaattgcttttattttataaaacgttatcagcacgaattgctcatttcatgatcttctacgtcaagactatgtaaattataagcagacaatgagatcaagtacaatgaaaaaatgtcttggatgataatacaaagataagttttacatccatctaaaccaattcatactttcatatctttgcattaactttatgtgcagtatttagttaaaatattttttttaattgtatccactaaaataaagtagtaaaaatatt is drawn from Nicotiana tabacum cultivar K326 chromosome 9, ASM71507v2, whole genome shotgun sequence and contains these coding sequences:
- the LOC107830286 gene encoding putative clathrin assembly protein At1g03050, which translates into the protein MHRRIKQVFTFLREHTCVSYAKIATIGGLCDIDHIVVKATCPNDIPLPDRYVLEILQIFSICPSSFGSFAVSFSRRFGKTQCWRVALKCLLLLQRLLRSLPDISPFREELLLARSNGLVSLYPCNFKDCSSSASQDYTNFIRSYAHLLDESLDCFATQEKGIEKDHKSSENFIDKMDQVTLKLEFLPQLQSLIDKVMDCRPTGPAARSILVQSAMKHIIRDSFTCYTTFRKEIVEVLDYLIQLPYRSCDAAFEIYKKAAIQANELSEFYDWCKSLGLCGIYEYPFIDKIPHIHIRALENFLSGMWQLTNDLSSSSTSSVSPVTSTLQSPSTEDGSNNQKSETQSRFDSQSLTRKGESEMQPLIQFEDDNDWETLLDASVSFQCTGSKGSFYIQNNAYQSAEEWKDLQTNGWEIQVYNPYALNHFHQPNIAPLQRGTYPTNSLYPWGI